From Streptomyces asiaticus, one genomic window encodes:
- a CDS encoding LysR family transcriptional regulator — translation MLDVRRILLFAEVARRGSVTATARALNYTPSAVSQQVSRLETEAGQPLLDRHARGVTLTDAGRALADRGERIARELKAAESELADFAGLRAGTLRIGTFPTVGASLLPPAVIAFRDTHPDVRLTVRSARIAGLWSMLENREIEMSLMWDYDWCRIDREDVDITPLLDDPPALLVGDRHPLATRTDATLADLADDSWITRADRHPVAEALVRSCRAVGFEPQIAYEAHDYQEAQAMVAAGLGVALAPTLALEGIRPGVSVLPLRPPAPVRRILLVRMADHALTPAAGAFLGSLRESAAARRTDAMGAGGRAVVPDPRTGS, via the coding sequence GTGCTGGACGTCCGGCGCATTCTGCTCTTCGCCGAAGTGGCCAGGCGCGGCTCCGTGACGGCCACAGCCCGCGCCCTGAACTACACGCCATCAGCGGTGTCCCAGCAGGTCAGCCGACTGGAGACGGAGGCCGGCCAGCCGCTGCTCGACCGCCACGCACGGGGTGTCACCCTCACCGACGCCGGGCGCGCCCTGGCCGACCGCGGGGAGCGGATCGCCCGTGAGCTGAAGGCCGCGGAGAGTGAGCTCGCCGACTTCGCGGGGCTCCGCGCGGGCACTCTGCGCATCGGCACCTTCCCCACCGTCGGCGCCTCGCTGCTGCCACCCGCCGTCATCGCCTTCCGCGACACCCACCCGGACGTACGGCTGACCGTGCGCAGCGCCCGTATCGCCGGACTGTGGTCGATGCTGGAGAACCGGGAGATCGAGATGTCGCTGATGTGGGACTACGACTGGTGCCGCATCGACCGCGAGGACGTGGACATCACCCCGCTCCTCGACGATCCGCCCGCCCTCCTGGTCGGCGACCGCCACCCGCTGGCCACCCGTACCGACGCCACGCTCGCCGATCTCGCCGACGATTCGTGGATCACCCGTGCCGACCGCCATCCGGTGGCCGAGGCCCTGGTGCGCAGCTGCCGGGCGGTCGGCTTCGAACCGCAGATCGCGTATGAGGCACACGACTACCAGGAGGCGCAGGCGATGGTGGCCGCCGGTCTGGGCGTGGCGCTGGCCCCGACCCTGGCCCTGGAGGGCATCCGCCCCGGCGTCAGCGTGCTGCCCCTGCGGCCGCCCGCGCCGGTGCGCCGGATCCTGCTCGTGCGCATGGCCGACCACGCCCTCACCCCCGCCGCCGGGGCGTTCCTCGGCTCGCTCCGGGAGAGCGCCGCGGCCCGGCGGACCGACGCCATGGGCGCGGGTGGACGAGCGGTGGTGCCGGATCCCCGCACCGGCTCATGA
- a CDS encoding PrpF domain-containing protein, producing MLRVRGEMIRGGTSKCWIFDHHDVVATGVDADTLLLAAFNAADPRQIDGVGGASSTTSKAAIVQLSDVAGVDVSYAFAQVGIGDERVEWTSNCGNCATAVALYAVHRGLVPITSDTTTVRMLNVNTGARLTGTIPTPGRTAPDEGTAVVPGTDALGVPVLLGFQDPAGSTTGRALPTGRPLDTLTGPDGPVEASLVDAGAPAALFDAKAFGLDGSESLAAFAAVVPALTVLRRKAALAMGLVREGAPVSHAVPKVGVVSGPVTYRTTHGHLVTQDRYDVAVRMVSMHAPHPAIGLTSAVALATAAATPGTLAHRVTRQTADGTLRLGTPAGVITARAVPAPDGASPTVLLHRAARRIARAELLVPVPEGRPV from the coding sequence GTGTTGCGTGTGCGGGGCGAGATGATCCGCGGGGGTACCAGCAAGTGCTGGATCTTCGACCACCACGATGTGGTGGCCACCGGAGTGGATGCCGACACCCTGCTGCTCGCCGCCTTCAACGCGGCCGACCCCCGCCAGATCGACGGGGTGGGCGGCGCCTCGTCCACCACCTCCAAGGCAGCGATCGTCCAGCTGTCGGACGTGGCGGGCGTGGATGTCTCCTACGCCTTCGCGCAGGTGGGCATCGGCGATGAGCGAGTGGAGTGGACCAGCAACTGCGGCAACTGCGCCACCGCGGTCGCGCTGTACGCCGTCCACCGCGGTCTGGTGCCGATCACCTCGGACACCACCACCGTCCGCATGCTCAACGTGAACACCGGGGCCCGCCTCACCGGCACCATCCCCACCCCCGGCCGGACCGCGCCCGACGAGGGCACCGCCGTGGTGCCCGGCACCGACGCGCTCGGGGTGCCGGTCCTGCTGGGGTTCCAGGACCCGGCCGGGTCCACCACCGGCCGCGCCCTGCCCACCGGCCGCCCGCTGGACACCCTGACCGGGCCGGACGGCCCCGTCGAAGCCTCGCTCGTGGACGCGGGCGCGCCCGCCGCGCTCTTCGACGCCAAGGCGTTCGGCCTCGACGGCTCCGAGTCCCTGGCCGCGTTCGCCGCCGTGGTGCCCGCGCTCACCGTGCTGCGCCGCAAGGCGGCGCTCGCGATGGGGCTGGTCCGCGAGGGCGCCCCGGTCAGCCATGCGGTGCCCAAGGTCGGTGTCGTCAGCGGGCCCGTAACATATCGCACCACCCACGGTCACCTGGTCACTCAGGACCGGTACGACGTGGCCGTGCGCATGGTCTCCATGCACGCCCCGCATCCGGCGATCGGCCTCACCTCCGCCGTCGCCCTGGCGACGGCCGCCGCGACCCCCGGCACCCTCGCCCACCGCGTCACCCGGCAGACCGCCGACGGCACGCTGCGGCTGGGCACCCCCGCGGGCGTCATCACCGCCCGAGCCGTCCCCGCACCGGACGGCGCGTCCCCCACGGTGCTCCTGCACCGCGCCGCCCGGCGCATCGCCCGAGCCGAACTTCTCGTTCCCGTCCCGGAAGGACGCCCCGTATGA
- a CDS encoding alpha/beta hydrolase fold domain-containing protein produces the protein MAFTLDPELAAVLQALAEQSDPTPPPERDDWRTLRARGTASMRWMASLLPAYPSGYPLVKASSHKVRSADGAEILVRWYEKAESAPGSAVVYAHGGGMIAGSVDLYDSVVAGYVQATGVPFVSVDYRLAPDAATGTGPVEDVFAALTWLGDQAPELRVDPRRIAVMGDSAGGGLAAGVAILARDRGVPLARQALLYPMLDDRTLAPDPRLTPYVAWTWDDNWTGWHALLGAAFGTDDVPPQVAPARVATAEGLAPAYVEVGELDIFRAEAVTYAQRLADADVPIELHLHSGAIHEYDRLAPASRLAHRAMEDRRRVISSL, from the coding sequence ATGGCCTTCACCCTCGACCCTGAGCTCGCCGCGGTTCTCCAGGCCCTCGCCGAACAGAGCGACCCCACTCCCCCGCCCGAGCGCGACGACTGGCGGACGCTGCGCGCCAGGGGCACGGCCTCGATGCGGTGGATGGCCTCACTGCTCCCGGCGTACCCGTCCGGCTATCCGCTGGTGAAGGCGTCCTCGCACAAGGTGCGGTCCGCGGACGGGGCGGAGATCCTCGTCCGCTGGTACGAGAAGGCCGAGTCCGCGCCGGGTTCCGCGGTTGTCTACGCCCATGGCGGAGGGATGATCGCCGGGAGTGTCGATCTCTATGACTCCGTGGTGGCCGGGTATGTCCAGGCCACCGGAGTGCCGTTCGTGTCCGTGGACTACCGTCTGGCCCCCGACGCGGCCACCGGCACCGGCCCCGTGGAGGATGTGTTCGCCGCGCTGACCTGGCTGGGCGACCAGGCGCCCGAGCTGAGGGTCGATCCCCGCCGCATCGCCGTCATGGGCGACAGCGCCGGGGGCGGGCTCGCCGCCGGAGTGGCGATCCTCGCCCGCGACCGGGGCGTTCCGCTCGCCCGCCAGGCCCTGCTGTATCCCATGCTGGACGACCGCACGCTCGCCCCGGATCCCCGGTTGACCCCGTATGTGGCCTGGACCTGGGACGACAACTGGACCGGCTGGCATGCCCTGCTGGGTGCGGCGTTCGGCACCGACGATGTCCCGCCGCAGGTGGCGCCCGCGCGTGTCGCCACCGCCGAGGGCCTGGCACCGGCCTATGTCGAGGTCGGCGAGCTCGACATCTTCCGCGCCGAGGCCGTCACCTACGCCCAGCGGCTCGCCGACGCCGACGTCCCCATCGAACTGCATCTGCACAGCGGGGCCATCCATGAGTACGACCGCCTCGCCCCCGCCTCCCGGCTCGCCCACCGCGCCATGGAGGACCGCAGGCGGGTGATCTCCTCGCTGTGA